Part of the Catalinimonas alkaloidigena genome is shown below.
CGCGGAATGGTATTACTTGTACCTTCGCCATCCCAGTAACCTAGCGTACGCTGCTCAAAGTTAAACGGTCGCAGCATCCCCTCGGCAAAGTAACGGTAGCCGTAATAAAGCTCTATGCCTTCTACTCCCTGTAAAAAAGCATTGAAGTCAAAGCCTTTGTAAGAAGCATCCAGGGTTAGACCATAGGTCAGGTCAGGAATAGGATCGCCAATATATGTCTTATCATCTACATTGATTATTCCATCTTCATTCAGGTCTTTAAAGCGAATATCACCGGGACGGGCGTTTGGTTGCTCTGCATGAGCATCCACCTCGGCCTGGTTCTGAAAGATACCGTCCATTTCATAGCCAAAGAAATGGCCAATGGGATAGCCTTCAATGATACGCGTTACCCGGGTCACGTTCACATTTCCGCTGATAATAGGCTGGCCTCCTCCCAAATCCAGTACTTCATTATCCAGTGTAGCGAAGTTACCGCTAATACTGTATTGAAAATTACCACTGGATTTACGATAGGTAGCGGCAAACTCAAAACCTTTATTCCTTACAGAACCAGCATTAAGTGTAGGTGAATTATTTACGCCTGTACTGGGCGTAGGTGGAATGGGTACCAGGATATCTTCAGTCTCCTTGATGTAGTAGTCTGCATTGATCAAGACCTGATTGTTAAACAAGCCTATATCAACCCCCACATCGGTTTGGGTGGAAGTCTCCCACTTCAGATCATCAGAGGCAAGGTTTCTTTGTGCCACTCCAGTACTGACGGTACCGTTAAATAAATAATTAATGGTGTTATCAAGTGTAGGCTGGAAAGAATAGTTACCAATTTCCTGAAATCCGGTCTCACCCCAACTTGCTCTCAGTTTCAGATCGCTTATGAAGGACACTCCGCTCATGAAGCCTTCCTCGCTGACTCGCCAGCCAAAGGATGCAGAAGGGAAGACACCAAACTTATTTCCCGGTGAGAAACGGGAAGAACCATCTCTACGGATATTTGCTGTCAGCAGGTAGCGGTCATTATAGCTATAGGTTAACCTTCCGAGATAGGAAACCAACGCAAATTCGTTTAAGCCTCCGCTCACATTAGGTACTTCATTCACACCATCCAGTACTCTTACTACTGAGTTTACTGTATTTCTTCCGCCAGCACTGGCAGAACGCTGGGTATAAGACTGACGCGTATACCCTACCAGTATCCCCAGATCATGCTGCCCAAAAGTCTTATTGTAATTGAGTGTATTTTCTATTAGAGGGGAAATAGAATAAGCATTGCGCTCATTTAGGGTCGCGAAAGGCTGATTTCGTCGGTCTCCGAATTTATAAGGAGGGGTATACTGATAGCGTGTACCATATATAAAGTCACCTCCTAAGCTTAACCGGTACGAAAGGCCATCCAGAATTTCATACTCCCCATAGATATTTCCTATAACTCTGAAGCGTGTGCTACGATCTTCATATAGGTCTGCTTCTCCTACCGGATTGTTAGCGTCCTGCTCGTCTATGATACGATTACCTGAATACAGACTGGGATTTGGTCCGGTAGTCCCTCCTACATTCTCAGGGTCAAATATCGGACGGTTGGGTGGATAATGAATAATTGAAAAGAAACTTGAGGTAAAATCATTGGCCTGGGTTCGACTAAATGCCATAGATTCTCCAAACTTAAATCTGCCATTTTTAAAGTCAGTATTTACCCTGAGGCTGAAACGGTCAAAATCAGTCTCACGAA
Proteins encoded:
- a CDS encoding SusC/RagA family TonB-linked outer membrane protein; this translates as MRIFTKWQPVTGLVLSLLLTVSTSYAQQKTVTGTLTAEGEGVLPGVNVLVKGTTTGTVTDLDGNYRLTVPSSESVLVFSSIGYISEEVTVGNQSTIDIELLPDIQSLSEVVVVGYGTQERRDLTGAVSSVDATSYKDMAITSVEQGLQGRVAGVNVVQQSGKPGAGMQVQIRGIGSIGNSEPLYVIDGVPVINDNGATGENNFNALSSINPSDIESIEILKDASAAAIYGARAANGVVLITTKRGKAGEARVSLDAYTGMQQPWRLLELTDINGYKQISDALTDNAGLPRVVALQREEELVNKTDWQEEMFRNAPINNVNLNVSGGSENAQFSVSGNYMEQEGILRETDFDRFSLRVNTDFKNGRFKFGESMAFSRTQANDFTSSFFSIIHYPPNRPIFDPENVGGTTGPNPSLYSGNRIIDEQDANNPVGEADLYEDRSTRFRVIGNIYGEYEILDGLSYRLSLGGDFIYGTRYQYTPPYKFGDRRNQPFATLNERNAYSISPLIENTLNYNKTFGQHDLGILVGYTRQSYTQRSASAGGRNTVNSVVRVLDGVNEVPNVSGGLNEFALVSYLGRLTYSYNDRYLLTANIRRDGSSRFSPGNKFGVFPSASFGWRVSEEGFMSGVSFISDLKLRASWGETGFQEIGNYSFQPTLDNTINYLFNGTVSTGVAQRNLASDDLKWETSTQTDVGVDIGLFNNQVLINADYYIKETEDILVPIPPTPSTGVNNSPTLNAGSVRNKGFEFAATYRKSSGNFQYSISGNFATLDNEVLDLGGGQPIISGNVNVTRVTRIIEGYPIGHFFGYEMDGIFQNQAEVDAHAEQPNARPGDIRFKDLNEDGIINVDDKTYIGDPIPDLTYGLTLDASYKGFDFNAFLQGVEGIELYYGYRYFAEGMLRPFNFEQRTLGYWDGEGTSNTIPRAVGGDPANNTRESSRFIGDGSFLRLRNITLGYTVPSVALKNAGGFISNARIYLTAQNLFTITDYEGYDPEIGSQNNDPDQASRGRGIDNGQFPQARTFMLGVQVTF